The genomic region ACATCGCTTGTTGCGAAGATACCGTCAAGTTCAGGATGTTCCCTGAACATCTGGGCAATCAAGTCATGGTATTCCAAGTCATTGAACTGTTCCTCTTCAGTCTGATATAGCAAAGGTTCAATACCTCTTTCCATACAGCTATCAATAAAAGCCCGGGTCCTGTCATCTGCAGGTAAATTCACATGCTTGCTTCCGCTGATAATTGCTACATGAAGGCATCCTTTTGAAAGGAGTTCCTCCGTAGCCATTTTCCCTCCTTGGTAATTGTCACAAAGTATTGCGGGAATCTTATCTGAAACAGCCCGTTCCAAAGTCACCACAGGAAGCGTACCCAGATGCTTGTCAATGCCACCGGTCCTTGTGCAAAGAATCATACCTGAAACTTTGTTGGATTTCAGCATTTCAATATATTCCTGTTCTTTATGCACATCATGGAGAGAATTACATACCATAAGCTTGTAATGCTGTGCAGAAGCATATTTTTCAAAGTAATTCAGGCAAGCAGAAAAAAACGGATGTAGCAAAGCTGGAACAATTACCCCGATGATATGGGTATTTTTCTGTACCAAAGCCCTTGCTATGGCATTAGGTTGGTAATCCAATTCCTTCATCACCTGATAGACTTTCTGCCGGGTCTTGTCAC from Spirochaetia bacterium harbors:
- a CDS encoding LacI family DNA-binding transcriptional regulator, which translates into the protein MATIKDVAEHAGITVTTVSRVLNNRGYISDKTRQKVYQVMKELDYQPNAIARALVQKNTHIIGVIVPALLHPFFSACLNYFEKYASAQHYKLMVCNSLHDVHKEQEYIEMLKSNKVSGMILCTRTGGIDKHLGTLPVVTLERAVSDKIPAILCDNYQGGKMATEELLSKGCLHVAIISGSKHVNLPADDRTRAFIDSCMERGIEPLLYQTEEEQFNDLEYHDLIAQMFREHPELDGIFATSDVIAAQVLQYCLKYGKQVPQQLKLVGFDDVEIAQLTYPTLTTVHQPIDQMCRQAVEILIGKIQGETVPIKTVMPVWLVKRSTT